Proteins encoded together in one Triticum dicoccoides isolate Atlit2015 ecotype Zavitan chromosome 7B, WEW_v2.0, whole genome shotgun sequence window:
- the LOC119337040 gene encoding UMP-CMP kinase 4-like isoform X3, whose protein sequence is MLAAMSTAVDASVPVAEQEDGTANILGGKKVAVVFVLGGPGSGKGTQCSNIVEHFGFTHLSAGELLRSEIKSGSENGTMIDSIIKEGKIVPSEITVKLLQEAMIKSENDKFLIDGFPRNQENRLSFENVIKISPEFVLFFDCSEEEMVRRLLGRNQGRADDNIETIRKRFRVFEESSLPVVQYYDSKGKVKKINAAKPIPEVFEDVKTIFQPYGPKAA, encoded by the exons ATGCTTGCAGCAATGAGCACAGCCGTGGATGCTTCAGTGCCTGTCGCCGAGCAGGAG GATGGTACTGCGAATATCTTGGGTGGGAAGAAAGTTGCAGTTGTATTTGTTCTAG GTGGTCCTGGAAGTGGAAAAGGTACACAATGTAGCAATATTGTGGAGCATTTCGGATTTACACATCTTAGTGCTGGAGAGCTGTTGCGCTCAGAAATCAAGTCTGGTTCTGAAAATGG AACCATGATTGACAGCATTATAAAGGAAGGGAAAATTGTTCCATCTGAGATAACCGTAAAGCTCCTACAAGAAGCTATGATAAAAAGTGAAAATGACAAATTCCTCATTGATGGATTTCCAAGGAATCAAGAAAACCGTCTGTCATTTGAGAATGTT ATAAAAATATCTCCTGAGTTTGTGCTATTCTTTGACTGTTCTGAGGAAGAGATGGTAAGGCGTCTTCTGGGTCGCAATCAG GGAAGAGCTGACGATAACATTGAGACTATCAGGAAAAGATTCAGAGTTTTTGAAGAATCAAGTTTGCCTGTAGTTCAGTACTATGACTCTAAGGGCAAGGTTAAGAAG ATTAATGCTGCAAAACCAATCCCTGAGGTGTTTGAAGATGTGAAAACCATTTTTCAGCCATATGGCCCAAAG GCCGCATAG
- the LOC119337040 gene encoding UMP-CMP kinase 4-like isoform X2, with protein MSTAVDASVPVAEQEDGTANILGGKKVAVVFVLGGPGSGKGTQCSNIVEHFGFTHLSAGELLRSEIKSGSENGTMIDSIIKEGKIVPSEITVKLLQEAMIKSENDKFLIDGFPRNQENRLSFENVIKISPEFVLFFDCSEEEMVRRLLGRNQGRADDNIETIRKRFRVFEESSLPVVQYYDSKGKVKKINAAKPIPEVFEDVKTIFQPYGPKVTPEVPKELTARYPASMPLDSRSSSDL; from the exons ATGAGCACAGCCGTGGATGCTTCAGTGCCTGTCGCCGAGCAGGAG GATGGTACTGCGAATATCTTGGGTGGGAAGAAAGTTGCAGTTGTATTTGTTCTAG GTGGTCCTGGAAGTGGAAAAGGTACACAATGTAGCAATATTGTGGAGCATTTCGGATTTACACATCTTAGTGCTGGAGAGCTGTTGCGCTCAGAAATCAAGTCTGGTTCTGAAAATGG AACCATGATTGACAGCATTATAAAGGAAGGGAAAATTGTTCCATCTGAGATAACCGTAAAGCTCCTACAAGAAGCTATGATAAAAAGTGAAAATGACAAATTCCTCATTGATGGATTTCCAAGGAATCAAGAAAACCGTCTGTCATTTGAGAATGTT ATAAAAATATCTCCTGAGTTTGTGCTATTCTTTGACTGTTCTGAGGAAGAGATGGTAAGGCGTCTTCTGGGTCGCAATCAG GGAAGAGCTGACGATAACATTGAGACTATCAGGAAAAGATTCAGAGTTTTTGAAGAATCAAGTTTGCCTGTAGTTCAGTACTATGACTCTAAGGGCAAGGTTAAGAAG ATTAATGCTGCAAAACCAATCCCTGAGGTGTTTGAAGATGTGAAAACCATTTTTCAGCCATATGGCCCAAAG GTGACCCCAGAAGTACCGAAGGAGCTCACGGCGCGCTACCCTGCCAGCATGCCACTAGATAGTCGTTCATCATCTGATTTATAA
- the LOC119337039 gene encoding protein FIP1-like isoform X1: MAHERRGAAASSAAAHDAAGEALFVDVVHEAPLSGQRQPRSIVGGTLYCILLAGYAGVVIAAPWIFVLIPDMILPLLCSCNVLLLIITGIFQQYWVHQVTKVRLQGYYDLSQKLKRIARVPFAAIACGTALLLLILVWQPQVEVLSISVLLRIALVVEVISAGCFMSLYIGHIHKYNSLNEQPDILRPLYSALQPSSSLEEIRYYDSRLSDQQMALLQYQRENIHYLSEEVLRLQESLSKYHRSVAASTPQVDLTHLLASRDQELRALSAEMNQVHSELRLARGLIAEKDSEIQHIRGNNNQYVEENERLRAILGEWSTRAAKLERALEAERVSNMELQKNRAKLRRQSTREKIPDIPQSESSSIGVL; the protein is encoded by the exons ATGGCGCAcgagcggcgcggcgcggcggcgtcgTCCGCGGCTGCGCACGACGCTGCAGGGGAAGCACT ATTTGTTGATGTAGTACATGAAGCCCCTCTGTCTGGTCAGCGGCAGCCTCGAAGCATAGTTGGTGGCACTCTGTACTGTATCTTATTG GCAGGTTATGCTGGTGTTGTCATAGCAGCTCCATGGATATTTGTTCTTATACCAGACATGATCCTTCCGTTGCTATGCAGCTGCAATGTTCTGCTTCTAATTATTACAG GTATATTCCAACAATATTGGGTCCATCAGGTCACAAAAGTGCGACTACAG GGCTACTATGATTTAAGCCAAAAACTGAAGCGCATTGCTCGAGTTCCATTTGCCGCTATTGCTTGCG GTACTGCCCTATTGCTCTTAATTCTAGTTTGGCAGCCTCAAGTAGAAGTATTATCAATTTCAGTTTTGCTCAG GATTGCACTAGTTGTTGAAGTGATATCCGCTGGATGTTTCATGAGCTTATACATAG GGCACATCCATAAATACAACTCTTTGAATGAGCAGCCTGACATTCTACGGCCACTTTATTCTGCACTGCAACCATCTAGTTCGTTGGAAGAGATAAG ATACTATGATTCTCGTCTGTCTGACCAACAAATGGCATTGCTCCAGTACCAGAGGGAAAATATTCATTATCTGAGTGAAGAG GTGCTTAGGTTGCAAGAAAGCTTAAGTAAGTACCATAGAAGTGTTGCTGCCAGCACTCCACAG GTTGATCTCACTCATCTTTTGGCGTCTCGTGATCAAGAACTTCGTGCACTGTCTGCTGAG ATGAATCAAGTGCATTCGGAGCTTCGTCTTGCTCGTGGTTTGATTGCTGAGAAGGACTCGGAGATCCAGCACATTCGTGGGAACAACAATCAA TACGTCGAAGAAAACGAGAGACTAAGAGCTATCCTTGGTGAATGGAGCACTCGAGCAGCAAAG CTTGAGCGAGCGCTTGAGGCTGAGAGAGTGTCCAACATGGAACTGCAGAAGAACCGCGCAAAGCTCAGACGCCAATCAACCAGGGAGAAAATACCTGACATTCCTCAGTCAGAGAGTTCCTCCATAGGTGTGCTCTAG
- the LOC119337040 gene encoding UMP-CMP kinase 4-like isoform X1 codes for MLAAMSTAVDASVPVAEQEDGTANILGGKKVAVVFVLGGPGSGKGTQCSNIVEHFGFTHLSAGELLRSEIKSGSENGTMIDSIIKEGKIVPSEITVKLLQEAMIKSENDKFLIDGFPRNQENRLSFENVIKISPEFVLFFDCSEEEMVRRLLGRNQGRADDNIETIRKRFRVFEESSLPVVQYYDSKGKVKKINAAKPIPEVFEDVKTIFQPYGPKVTPEVPKELTARYPASMPLDSRSSSDL; via the exons ATGCTTGCAGCAATGAGCACAGCCGTGGATGCTTCAGTGCCTGTCGCCGAGCAGGAG GATGGTACTGCGAATATCTTGGGTGGGAAGAAAGTTGCAGTTGTATTTGTTCTAG GTGGTCCTGGAAGTGGAAAAGGTACACAATGTAGCAATATTGTGGAGCATTTCGGATTTACACATCTTAGTGCTGGAGAGCTGTTGCGCTCAGAAATCAAGTCTGGTTCTGAAAATGG AACCATGATTGACAGCATTATAAAGGAAGGGAAAATTGTTCCATCTGAGATAACCGTAAAGCTCCTACAAGAAGCTATGATAAAAAGTGAAAATGACAAATTCCTCATTGATGGATTTCCAAGGAATCAAGAAAACCGTCTGTCATTTGAGAATGTT ATAAAAATATCTCCTGAGTTTGTGCTATTCTTTGACTGTTCTGAGGAAGAGATGGTAAGGCGTCTTCTGGGTCGCAATCAG GGAAGAGCTGACGATAACATTGAGACTATCAGGAAAAGATTCAGAGTTTTTGAAGAATCAAGTTTGCCTGTAGTTCAGTACTATGACTCTAAGGGCAAGGTTAAGAAG ATTAATGCTGCAAAACCAATCCCTGAGGTGTTTGAAGATGTGAAAACCATTTTTCAGCCATATGGCCCAAAG GTGACCCCAGAAGTACCGAAGGAGCTCACGGCGCGCTACCCTGCCAGCATGCCACTAGATAGTCGTTCATCATCTGATTTATAA
- the LOC119337039 gene encoding protein FIP1-like isoform X2 encodes MILPLLCSCNVLLLIITGIFQQYWVHQVTKVRLQGYYDLSQKLKRIARVPFAAIACGTALLLLILVWQPQVEVLSISVLLRIALVVEVISAGCFMSLYIGHIHKYNSLNEQPDILRPLYSALQPSSSLEEIRYYDSRLSDQQMALLQYQRENIHYLSEEVLRLQESLSKYHRSVAASTPQVDLTHLLASRDQELRALSAEMNQVHSELRLARGLIAEKDSEIQHIRGNNNQYVEENERLRAILGEWSTRAAKLERALEAERVSNMELQKNRAKLRRQSTREKIPDIPQSESSSIGVL; translated from the exons ATGATCCTTCCGTTGCTATGCAGCTGCAATGTTCTGCTTCTAATTATTACAG GTATATTCCAACAATATTGGGTCCATCAGGTCACAAAAGTGCGACTACAG GGCTACTATGATTTAAGCCAAAAACTGAAGCGCATTGCTCGAGTTCCATTTGCCGCTATTGCTTGCG GTACTGCCCTATTGCTCTTAATTCTAGTTTGGCAGCCTCAAGTAGAAGTATTATCAATTTCAGTTTTGCTCAG GATTGCACTAGTTGTTGAAGTGATATCCGCTGGATGTTTCATGAGCTTATACATAG GGCACATCCATAAATACAACTCTTTGAATGAGCAGCCTGACATTCTACGGCCACTTTATTCTGCACTGCAACCATCTAGTTCGTTGGAAGAGATAAG ATACTATGATTCTCGTCTGTCTGACCAACAAATGGCATTGCTCCAGTACCAGAGGGAAAATATTCATTATCTGAGTGAAGAG GTGCTTAGGTTGCAAGAAAGCTTAAGTAAGTACCATAGAAGTGTTGCTGCCAGCACTCCACAG GTTGATCTCACTCATCTTTTGGCGTCTCGTGATCAAGAACTTCGTGCACTGTCTGCTGAG ATGAATCAAGTGCATTCGGAGCTTCGTCTTGCTCGTGGTTTGATTGCTGAGAAGGACTCGGAGATCCAGCACATTCGTGGGAACAACAATCAA TACGTCGAAGAAAACGAGAGACTAAGAGCTATCCTTGGTGAATGGAGCACTCGAGCAGCAAAG CTTGAGCGAGCGCTTGAGGCTGAGAGAGTGTCCAACATGGAACTGCAGAAGAACCGCGCAAAGCTCAGACGCCAATCAACCAGGGAGAAAATACCTGACATTCCTCAGTCAGAGAGTTCCTCCATAGGTGTGCTCTAG